One part of the Cyprinus carpio isolate SPL01 chromosome A25, ASM1834038v1, whole genome shotgun sequence genome encodes these proteins:
- the LOC109050624 gene encoding midkine-B-like translates to MRNLFSIALVLLVVLMITVEASMKKKEKGKEPKADAECSEWQYGKCVPNSGDCGAGIREAACNEQTKKTKCKVPCNWKKDFGADCKYKFGRWAECDTTTGTRSRSGTLKKALFNAECQTTIKVSKPCTPKTPKPKGGEKKKGKGKEN, encoded by the exons ATGCGGAATTTATTCTCTATAGCGCTTGTGCTGCTGGTGGTGTTGATGATCACCGTGGAAGCCAGTATGaagaaaaaag AAAAGGGCAAAGAGCCCAAAGCAGATGCTGAGTGCAGTGAATGGCAGTATGGGAAATGCGTGCCCAACAGCGGCGATTGCGGCGCTGGCATTCGGGAGGCGGCCTGCAACGAACAGACAAAGAAAACCAAGTGCAAAGTCCCATGCAACTGGAAGAAAGACTTTGGCG CTGACTGCAAGTACAAGTTTGGTCGCTGGGCCGAATGTGACACTACTACAGGAACCAGAAGCAGGTCTGGGACACTGAAGAAGGCACTGTTCAACGCTGAATGCCAGACCACCATTAAAGTGTCCAAACCTTGCACCCCAAAGACCCCCAAACCCAAGGGAGGCgagaagaagaaaggaaaaggGAAAGAAAACTAA
- the LOC109050619 gene encoding muscarinic acetylcholine receptor M4-like — translation METASVVFSRDFESFVFNDSSTSSSIMLNSSMQSPLPEESYLVLGKPRSSFGTVGVVFIILVTSCISLLTVLGNVLVLLSIKVNRNLRTINNYFLFSLACSDLIVGVFSMNLYIVYAVKGYWPLGPQMCDLWLVVDYVVSNASVMNLLLICFDRYFCVTRPLSYPTKRTARCAGVMIAVAWLQSLLLWAPAILLWQAGRDRNKVPEGQCYILLLSNPAVTLATTIPAFYIPVVIMMVLYTRLSLASQRRVHKLKPEFTNLLEPSKASGGTSTANPDLVNDIKPNETCSFKQESKLVRIKRLPSVEFSKTDYSLDSSPDASAEDQVPDAETSRPRTLTRCAETSKTMQPHCLQNHTTIQVQRQASKVVSKNARRKALRERKVTKTVLAVLLAFIVTWTPYSVMVLVGTFCRWCVPEILWMVGYFMCYVNSTVNPVCYALCNATFKRTFKRLLMCKFRNLASK, via the exons ATGGAGACTGCATCTGTCGTTTTCTCGAGGGACTTTGAATCGTTTGTTTTCAACG ACTCCTCCACAAGTTCCTCCATCATGCTCAACAGCAGCATGCAGAGTCCCTTGCCCGAAGAATCATACTTGGTCTTGGGAAAACCACGTAGTTCGTTCGGGACTGTAGGGGTGGTCTTCATAATACTTGTCACTAGCTGCATCAGCCTGCTAACAGTCCTGGGCAACGTCCTTGTTCTGCTTTCAATCAAAGTCAACCGCAATCTCCGAACCATTAACAACTACTTCCTTTTTAGTCTTGCTTGTTCGGACCTTATCGTCGGTGTTTTCTCCATGAATCTCTACATTGTGTACGCCGTAAAGGGATATTGGCCTTTGGGACCGCAGATGTGTGATTTGTGGTTGGTTGTGGATTACGTGGTGAGTAACGCCTCTGTGATGAACCTCCTGCTGATCTGCTTTGACCGGTACTTCTGCGTGACCCGGCCTCTGAGTTACCCAACCAAACGTACAGCAAGGTGTGCTGGGGTGATGATTGCTGTGGCTTGGTTACAGTCTCTGCTTCTCTGGGCTCCAGCCATCCTGCTTTGGCAGGCTGGGAGGGACAGGAACAAGGTCCCAGAGGGACAATGTTATATCCTGCTCCTCTCCAACCCTGCCgtaaccctggcaaccaccatcCCAGCGTTCTACATTCCCGTTGTGATAATGATGGTACTGTACACAAGGTTATCCCTGGCCAGTCAGAGACGGGTTCATAAGTTGAAGCCTGAATTCACAAACCTGCTTGAACCGTCTAAGGCAAGTGGAGGAACGTCAACCGCAAACCCTGACCTAGTGAATGACATTAAACCCAATGAAACATGCTCATTTAAACAAGAGTCAAAGCTCGTTAGAATCAAACGCCTCCCTTCTGTAGAGTTCAGCAAAACGGACTACTCCTTGGATTCAAGTCCTGACGCCTCTGCAGAAGACCAAGTGCCGGATGCAGAAACCTCGAGACCGAGGACCTTGACAAGGTGTGCAGAAACTAGCAAGACAATGCAACCTCACTGTCTTCAAAACCATACTACCATACAGGTTCAACGTCAAGCATCCAAGGTTGTCTCCAAGAATGCCAGACGCAAGGCTCTTAGAGAAAGGAAGGTGACAAAGACCGTCCTTGCCGTTCTTTTGGCCTTCATTGTAACTTGGACTCCTTATAGTGTTATGGTTCTGGTAGGTACCTTCTGCCGCTGGTGTGTCCCTGAAATTCTATGGATGGTGGGTTACTTTATGTGCTACGTCAACAGCACTGTAAATCCAGTGTGCTACGCGCTCTGTAACGCCACCTTCAAAAGAACCTTTAAACGACTGTTGATGTGCAAGTTCAGAAATCTGGCATCAAAATGA